In Arthrobacter sp. Soc17.1.1.1, one DNA window encodes the following:
- a CDS encoding DEAD/DEAH box helicase yields the protein MSDPAAAFERLHRRVQTWIWEQKWQQLRPAQAQAVDPILAADTDVIISAATASGKTEAAWLPILSALASAAENGPVPAGVKALYISPLKALINDQYERLSNLAEHVEVPVHRRHGDVTGAARKTLRESPDGLLLITPESLEALFITQGTRIPALLHGLQYIVVDELHSFIGTERGAQLQSLLHRVELAVRRKVPRIGLSATLSDLSVAADFLRPDRALPVCLIGGTDDDRAELRMQLRGYLTAGTGPDPEASSPGDEEETQSDIDKRAIAEHLFRNLRGRDNLVFANSRANVETYADLLQEISEHNRVANEFFPHHGNLSKEFREDVESKLRRTETPATAICTSTLEMGIDIGSADTVAQIGSPGSVSALRQRLGRSGRRNGPATLRLYVSEQPLNERTPPVDQLRTGTFETLAIVELLLEKWYEPPNTSGLHLSTLIQQVLSVIAQHGGAQAAELFSALCQAGPFRHVDQGMFIQLLRTLGSKGILTQASDGTLLPGRIGERLVNHYSFYSAFQTAEEYRLVASGRTLGSIPIDHPVTEGSLLIFAGRRWRVLDVDLAGKVINLAKASGGRPPTFTGAGARIADGIRRRMQRLYENDTVPAYLDHTGRLFASQGREAYRRLGLHHRAILPWGDDTLLFPWAGDRIMNTLHVLLSSEGIAASQDGVALNCRKISPAELAGLLHQLAASEQPTPTGLAQTVLVKTQDKHDVHLNDDLLTHSYAASSLDIPGAWSTLQRLAQIDPDIPSGEKRTGPAKLFRPSSPGLPVVPGKTPFAVIDVETTGFSPHRHRVVEITIIRLNAEGVREGSWTTLINPYQPTGPSHIHGITSADIADAPGFADVLNEIAAQLSGAVVVAHNAAFDLSFLTAEFERAGLTAPAWPVLCTMQLSRYFQPGVPVTLAAVCQRLGIDTGNAHTASADAAAAAEILRTYLQQIADENRHLFQPKPAILPNAWSDERGSGGLSHPGKPREDQQHILF from the coding sequence ATGAGCGATCCCGCCGCCGCGTTCGAAAGGCTGCACCGCCGTGTCCAGACCTGGATCTGGGAACAGAAATGGCAGCAGCTGCGGCCCGCTCAGGCCCAAGCAGTGGATCCCATCCTGGCCGCTGACACGGACGTCATTATCAGCGCCGCAACCGCCAGCGGGAAGACCGAAGCCGCCTGGTTGCCGATCCTCTCGGCCCTGGCCAGCGCAGCTGAGAACGGGCCCGTGCCCGCAGGGGTCAAGGCTCTCTACATTTCACCGCTGAAGGCCCTGATCAATGACCAGTACGAACGTCTCAGCAACCTCGCGGAACACGTCGAAGTCCCAGTACACCGCCGACACGGAGACGTCACCGGGGCGGCCCGCAAAACCCTCAGGGAATCACCCGACGGGCTGCTCCTGATCACCCCGGAATCGCTCGAAGCACTCTTCATCACTCAAGGCACCCGCATCCCGGCACTGCTGCACGGGCTGCAGTACATCGTGGTCGATGAATTGCACTCCTTCATCGGAACCGAACGCGGGGCGCAGCTGCAGTCCCTGCTCCACCGGGTGGAATTGGCGGTTCGCCGGAAAGTTCCGCGCATAGGTCTCTCCGCTACGCTCTCGGACCTGTCCGTGGCCGCGGACTTCCTCCGGCCGGACCGGGCCCTGCCGGTGTGCCTGATCGGTGGAACGGACGATGATCGTGCGGAGCTGCGCATGCAACTGCGCGGCTACCTTACCGCCGGCACCGGCCCTGATCCGGAAGCTTCCTCCCCGGGGGACGAGGAGGAAACGCAGAGCGACATCGATAAACGCGCGATAGCCGAACATCTCTTCCGTAACCTCCGCGGCCGGGACAATCTGGTCTTCGCCAACTCACGCGCCAATGTGGAAACCTATGCCGATCTTCTCCAAGAGATCAGTGAACACAACCGGGTAGCCAACGAGTTCTTCCCCCACCACGGGAACCTGTCCAAGGAATTCCGCGAAGATGTCGAATCCAAGCTTCGGAGGACCGAAACCCCAGCAACGGCCATCTGCACCTCTACTCTGGAGATGGGCATCGACATCGGATCGGCCGACACGGTCGCGCAGATAGGGTCTCCCGGCAGTGTCTCCGCCCTGCGCCAGCGGCTGGGCCGATCGGGACGGCGAAACGGTCCGGCGACCCTGCGCCTCTACGTGTCCGAACAGCCTCTGAACGAACGAACGCCGCCGGTGGATCAGCTGCGTACAGGAACCTTCGAAACCCTCGCGATCGTTGAACTGCTGCTCGAGAAATGGTACGAGCCCCCCAACACCTCCGGTCTGCACCTCTCCACCCTGATCCAACAAGTCCTGTCCGTGATAGCCCAGCATGGAGGCGCCCAAGCGGCCGAACTTTTCAGTGCCCTCTGCCAGGCTGGGCCGTTCCGGCATGTTGACCAAGGCATGTTCATCCAACTGCTCCGAACCTTGGGCAGCAAGGGGATCCTCACGCAGGCCTCGGACGGGACCCTGCTGCCGGGGCGAATCGGTGAGCGGTTGGTGAACCACTACAGCTTTTACAGCGCGTTCCAAACCGCCGAGGAATACCGCCTCGTGGCCTCGGGCCGGACCCTTGGATCCATTCCCATCGACCACCCGGTCACCGAAGGCAGCCTGCTCATTTTTGCAGGACGACGTTGGCGGGTCCTAGATGTGGACCTCGCCGGCAAAGTCATCAATCTCGCCAAGGCATCGGGCGGAAGACCTCCCACGTTTACGGGGGCGGGAGCGCGAATCGCCGACGGCATCCGCCGACGTATGCAGCGGCTCTATGAAAATGACACGGTGCCTGCTTACCTCGATCACACCGGCCGGCTCTTCGCTTCCCAAGGGCGCGAAGCCTACAGGCGCCTAGGTCTGCACCACCGGGCGATACTCCCCTGGGGCGATGACACGCTCCTCTTCCCATGGGCCGGGGACCGGATCATGAACACCCTCCATGTCCTGCTCTCCAGTGAAGGCATCGCGGCCAGCCAGGACGGGGTCGCTCTGAACTGCCGGAAAATCTCCCCCGCCGAACTCGCCGGTCTTCTCCACCAACTAGCAGCATCCGAGCAACCGACCCCCACCGGACTCGCCCAGACCGTACTGGTTAAAACCCAGGACAAACACGACGTCCACCTGAATGATGACCTGCTCACCCACTCCTACGCCGCCAGCTCACTGGACATACCGGGAGCATGGTCCACCCTGCAACGACTCGCTCAAATCGACCCCGACATACCCTCGGGCGAAAAACGCACCGGGCCTGCCAAACTCTTCCGGCCATCATCACCGGGGCTCCCGGTCGTGCCTGGGAAGACTCCCTTCGCGGTAATCGACGTCGAAACCACCGGATTCTCCCCACACAGGCACCGCGTCGTTGAGATCACGATCATCCGGCTGAATGCTGAAGGCGTGCGAGAGGGCAGCTGGACCACCCTCATCAACCCCTACCAACCCACCGGGCCCAGTCATATCCACGGCATAACCTCCGCAGACATCGCCGACGCTCCCGGCTTCGCCGACGTGCTGAATGAGATCGCCGCACAGCTCTCAGGTGCCGTTGTTGTTGCCCACAACGCCGCCTTCGACTTGAGCTTCCTGACAGCAGAATTCGAGCGGGCTGGCCTCACAGCACCGGCATGGCCGGTGCTGTGCACCATGCAGCTCAGCCGATACTTTCAACCCGGCGTCCCTGTCACTCTTGCTGCGGTATGCCAGCGGCTGGGAATCGATACCGGCAACGCGCACACCGCTTCTGCCGATGCGGCTGCTGCAGCAGAAATACTGCGGACCTACCTCCAGCAGATAGCGGACGAGAACCGGCACCTGTTCCAACCTAAGCCAGCAATCCTCCCTAATGCATGGAGCGACGAACGGGGTAGTGGAGGCTTAAGCCACCCGGGGAAACCGCGTGAAGACCAGCAGCACATCCTCTTTTGA